Genomic segment of Deltaproteobacteria bacterium:
GAGTCCCCAAGTGTCATGGTTGTGCGCTTTGGCGCCGTCGCCGGGGCCCCAGACGACGGTCGTCACGTTGAACTTCGGCGCCCGGTGCAGCATGTAGCGGCCGTAGGTTTTGCCGCCATGCTGCTTGTACTGCGGCTCGACGCAATTGGGATTTTTGACGAGCTCGGCAAGCAGCGGTTTGGCGACCTCGACGATTTTTCCCGGCTCTGGGTAACGGCTAGTAATGCTATCTAAGTCTCGAATAAATTGCCGGAGATTGTATCTGTTGAGCATGGTGAGGATCAACGCAAAAGAGATTTTTACCGCGAAGACACGAAGATCACGAAGGGAAAAAGAAGATATATTCTTTATCCGAAACTTCGTGATCTTCGCGTCTTCGTGGTGAGTCCTTCTTACGCTGCTTTCTTTAGGCGCGGCAGCTTGGCGGCATCGATGTCGTAGAGCCGGCAAACGTTGTCGCAGACGACTTTGCGCTGGGTTTCTGCCGGTAGATGACCCAAGTCGCGCTCGATGATCTTGATCGAGTTGGGCCAGGTGGAATTCGGATGGGGAAAATCATTGGACCACATGATGTTGTCTTGGCCCCAGAACTTTAAGTTTTCGCCACAGACGTGGTCGTTAAAAAAGCAGGCGTAGATTTGATCCTTGATGAAAGCGCTGGGGTTTTTCGAGAAAGCCGGCGGATTCTCTTTCTTGAAACGATTGTAATAATAGTCCCACTGCTGAAACATCCACGGCATCCAGCCGGATTCGTTTTCCACCGAAACGATTTTTAGCTTAGGGTGGCGCTCCAGCACGCCGGAGAAGACCAGGTCGAACAAGCCGTTGGCGATGTCCATCAATTTCAGATTGACGCTGCCACGATAACGCTCGATGCCCTTGCGGTTCTTGTCTTTGTTGTAGCTGTGGCCGGTCAAGATATGCAGGCTCAGCGGCGCATCCAAATCTTCACAGGCGGACCAGAATTTTTCGTAATGATTGGAAGTGAACGGCAGATCTTTGTGGGGTGCTTGCCAAATGATCGCGCCTTTCAAACCTTTTTTGCGGCAGCGGTCGAGCTCCTTGACGCCATTGTCGATGTTGTAGACCGCGATGGAGGGAATGCCGATGAGCCGCGTCGGGTCCGTGCTGCAATAGTCAATCAGCCAATCGTTGTACGCGCGAAAGCATTCTTCCTGCAGACCGGCGTCGTCAAGGCCGAAAAGATCCAAACCCAAGGTTGGATAGAGCACCTCGGCGCTGAGCCCGTCGGCTTCCATTTCTTTCATACGCGCCTTGGCGTCCCAGCCGCCGGCGTGCTGCTGGAAGCCTTCGCCGACTTGGTGCGGCGGAAATTCCGGTGCTGTGTCGCGATATTTCGCCGACACGCCCTTCTTCCAAAGGTCCACCGGTTCCATCACGTGAGAGTCCGAGGAAATAATCAAATCGCTTGCTATGGCCATGGTTCAGTCCTCCTTATGGGATCGCGGCAATATTAAGCGCACATTAATGGATGGGCGGCTGCGCTGTCAATTGCCGGCAAAGGCAACTGACAATAGTGCGGAGGCGTGAGTCGGAGGGTGTGACAAGTTAGGCTTTGCGCCAGAGTGAGGCGAGCCAGGGTTGTTGCTCTCGTGGCAGGCCATCGGGGCGATAGTAATGACGAATTTCCTGGAAGCCCGCTTCGATGACCAGCTCGCGCCAGCGCGGCCAGTCGTGGTAGCTGCCGTAGCGCTCGCCGTTCCAACCTTCTTGGTTGTCGCCGCGCGGATTGGAGCTGAACAACACGCCGTCAGTTTTTAGCGAGTGCCACAGCTCGCGCAGCACCCGCGGCAGCTCCTGGCTCGGCGCGTGGAACAGCGATGCGTTGGCGAAGATGCCGTCGAAAAAATCTTTCGGCAAATGAAGTTGCAGAAAATCCTGCTGCCAAACTTCGCAGCCGCTGTATTGTTGCGCCAGCTTGACGAACTCTGCCGCGCCTTCGAGGCCGATGGGTTCATGTCCCAGGGCGCGAAAGATTTTCAAATCGCGTCCGGGGCCGCAGCCGAAATCGAGAATTTTATACGGCGGAGTGCCGTGGATTTGTTCGAGCAGCGCTTGGCGGTTTTGGCTGACGTCGTGGTCGCGGGTGTCGGCCCAGAAGCGTTCGGCGCGGGCGTCGTAGTGGCCGACGGTGCGAGCGGTAATCTGCGCCAACTGTGCGTGGGTTAAGCGGGTGGCCATCAGCGGGCACCCTAGCTTGATTTGGCTGCCAATTCGAGCGGGAAAGTAAAGGCTTCGACTATCGCGCCTGCTCCCCCCAGATGTCGTTGCCGGAGTGATGTTCCCTCGACGCGAAGAATTCCCGCTGCATGCGATACAGTTCTTGGTTGCTCAGTTCGTCGTTGTGTTCAAGGCCTTTGGCGTCGGCGTAATGAAACTGCACGGAATTGGCGCCTTTGGAAACTTTGATCAAGGTCCCTTGAATTTTGTCGACTACCCGGCCGACGGTGCGCAGCCTTTCACTCAGGTCGTAGATGTCCGGATTGCCGTCATCGGCGTGACGGGCTGCGCTTTGGGCTGAATTTATGCGGTCAAGCGCATCTTGAGCATAGGTTCTCGTTTCTGGCTGGAACGACGTTGTGGCAGGAGCCGGAGCGCTCGTCTCTGACTTCTTGAAGAGGTTGCGCAATAGGCTAGCTTTCTCCGGTTTTTCCGGTGCCAAAGTTTTGGCACGCAGGTGGTATTGCACCTTGTAGGTTGCGCCGATGACCTCGATCTCCAGATTTTCAGGAAAGAGGCTGGCGAGATCTCTGCCAATCGCGCGCAGCGCGCGGGCATAGGTCTGGTCGATGGTATCTGAGCCGAACAGTTTCAGGTTGGCCATAAAGACGCTCCTTATCTTGCATCGGCTATCGTGCTGAAGCGCTTTAAGCGGGCGTCTTGACCTCGGGATTTAACAGCTTGAGCGCCTTGCCGTCGAGGTAATCGATGATGTTACTTAGCGCTTGCTCATAGCGCTCGCTCAATATTTCCACGGTGGCGTAGCCTCGGTGTGACATCAGAATGGCGTTGTCGAAGCGCCGCAACGGATGGTCCATCGGCAGCGGTTCCTGATCGTAAACGTCGAGGCCGACACCGGCCAACTGGCCGCTTTGCAGCGCCGCGATCATGGCTTTTTCATTGATAATCGGGCCGCGGCCGGTGTTCACCAAAAACGCTCCGCGCTTCATGAGAGCGATCTCCTTGGCGCCGATC
This window contains:
- a CDS encoding amidohydrolase — its product is MAIASDLIISSDSHVMEPVDLWKKGVSAKYRDTAPEFPPHQVGEGFQQHAGGWDAKARMKEMEADGLSAEVLYPTLGLDLFGLDDAGLQEECFRAYNDWLIDYCSTDPTRLIGIPSIAVYNIDNGVKELDRCRKKGLKGAIIWQAPHKDLPFTSNHYEKFWSACEDLDAPLSLHILTGHSYNKDKNRKGIERYRGSVNLKLMDIANGLFDLVFSGVLERHPKLKIVSVENESGWMPWMFQQWDYYYNRFKKENPPAFSKNPSAFIKDQIYACFFNDHVCGENLKFWGQDNIMWSNDFPHPNSTWPNSIKIIERDLGHLPAETQRKVVCDNVCRLYDIDAAKLPRLKKAA
- a CDS encoding class I SAM-dependent methyltransferase — translated: MATRLTHAQLAQITARTVGHYDARAERFWADTRDHDVSQNRQALLEQIHGTPPYKILDFGCGPGRDLKIFRALGHEPIGLEGAAEFVKLAQQYSGCEVWQQDFLQLHLPKDFFDGIFANASLFHAPSQELPRVLRELWHSLKTDGVLFSSNPRGDNQEGWNGERYGSYHDWPRWRELVIEAGFQEIRHYYRPDGLPREQQPWLASLWRKA